The following DNA comes from Alnus glutinosa chromosome 6, dhAlnGlut1.1, whole genome shotgun sequence.
ttttaaatcttaaaaagagaacataaaaaataaaatctcatcAACCActcaagcttctttttttttccttttcttgaaagaaaagataatatatatatatatatatatatatatataaaagaaaaaaaaaagcgcaattaaaaaaatagacagaagAATTTACGTGATTATATCTATAACTCAGCttaacatttttaataattgaaCCACCGAATTATGTGTTACATAGAAGAGTTAAAACCTCTGGAAAAGTTTCAGtatatatagaaagaaagaaagcaaatcATGCACGCTCAGAAGCGATGGTCACAAGGGATCCCAGCAGGCAGCAGCACTCACTTGTCCAATCTATCGCCATCTATGATTGATTCCAAAAGCAATTCTATCTATATATGTTTGTAGCATCAGAAACTCTCTTCTTCTCTgtgtttctctttctctctcagcTGTACTGAAAACAGTGGGAGATCGTCTAGTCCACGTCCCAGCTCATGCCCCACGGGCATGCACGGGCCACATACATCAATGAAACTTACACCGACCAACGGTGGGGACGTCGACGTTACAGCCACTGGATCAAACAGGCCGGCACAAATGTAGATAAAAAACTCTTGTGAGTCGACTTTGACTATATGGGGGCCGGGGACCGTTTTTCTCATCTTCATTTCGATCGTACATCATTCACGCTGCGAAGTTTTCTCCTCTGTTGGGAACACCTACAACCAGCTAGCTCCGCTTCTGCATGACTTTAACAACATGTACGTACGTTTGTGAAGAAGCTAAGTGGCCGATTGGTATCCAAGCAAATAGTCGTCTAAATTGCTAATAATTCGATCAATTATTGATCAAGATCAGAGCTCACGTGTGGAAACTTTTCTGCCCGGATATATAGCCGTACAGTTCAGAATTTGTCACTCGATCCATCCCACATGAACTCTTTTATAATAGCGGCTAGTAATTTGAACAGTTATTGATAAGCTGTTAGAATTTGTCCCTCGATTGATCCCACATGAACTCTTTTATAATAGTGGCTAGTAATTTGAACAGTTATTGATAAGCTGTCCGGATAATTGGCTAATCATTCTAAAATGTAATCGGGACAACTGGATCTCCGCCTGAATTTTCTTATCATAGTTGTTCAATTCAAACAATTTAGACAGTTAATTGTTGTGAATTCCAATCCGGCCGAGGCACGTGAAAAAGGTTGTTAGGTTTGACTCGAAATATATGCTGTGTTGGCATGGAAGAGAAAGCCCTTATAACAAGTACTCTCTTATCAAGAATGGGGGGAGTGGATGGGCCCAATTCCCTGAAAGTGTTGAATTATTTGTCCTTGTCAAGGCACGCGGTTGAGCGGGCACTGTCTGGGTATTCTGATGCTGATGGAGAAAGTGAGCTCAAATTGGAACCCTAGTTAAAGGGCcaaaaagaatgaaagggaATCAGGTTGTATCAAGTGTTAAGAGAAGACTAATGATGTTTAATTAGTAGATTGTTAGACTGTTTATAATTTAATGTTggagtaaaaataattaactattggatcaacaaatatataaataaataataaaaaaaatgctactttgtaattttttatctttctgTCGTCATTCTCCTATGATATGGTATATATTGCTAGtttatcattgatttttttcttttttttaattaagattaatttaaAAGGAGATTGAAAATGTCATGTCAACAGCTAGAGAATGATAAGAGAAGGACACACGAGAATACTAAATAAcacatctcaaaaaaaaattatcagtgACCAATTTTCACTACTACATCGTCtaagttatatatattgtttagtCCTATAATGTAtagtttactaaataatattattctttgaGTAATACTATAGGACAAAGccaaataaaaatcaaggggCATGGTCGCCCTCAAAGTCTTCAAAATCTTTTTCGTATCCTCTGAAAAAATTCATGACATTAACGATTAGTCTCTTCAATAAAGGCTGTTTTTCCAATCCAAATGAAATCATTTAagtgatctctctctctctctctctctctctctctctttctatatGTATGTTTTGTTTGTATGTGTGTTTGTTTGTGGACAATTAATTAAGCACAGAAGGTTGAATTCTTTGTCgattctaataaaattttctagTTTAATTTCTCACTCGATCAATTATCAATATTTATTCATTAATTAGCGATTCAAATTTATAATTGGATGGCTAAAATATTACGgaaaatttattcaaattatatttcTTGCATTTCTTCACATACTCCTAAAACTTATCTAGTGATTTTAGTTAaattaaatagataaaaaaaaaaatatattaaaacaacGATTACGCTTGATCAATTACAGAAAATAACTGTCCTTTCCATGCATGCTTGGTTGAACTTGACTATGAATTTTCGACTAATTATATTCTCAACGAGTACTAAACAAGAGATATGAAATAACGATTTCGTTGAAACTTAATTAGTTCCAAAATTTATCCAAAGGTCTTACATTattattaaaacttaataatattCTAGCTAtgaatattgttattttttttttattatttttttttaataaattaacataTGCATTGCACAAATTTatgataatataaaatatacaagTAGAAGAGTTTGGCTTACCGCAAGTGAAAAAAGTTGGAGATTCTTCCTCAACCGTGCAATCTCCACCGTTTATTTTTGCACAGTAAATGcttaattaatgattttttaacTGGATGCAAACCAAACTCGATCTCTTCTAACATTTAACTGATCGATTTTATATGGGATCCCCATTCCCCACCTAGCTACAATATATCTAGGAGGCTTCCCCACCTATTTCTCAAAGGGTACTGGCATCACTGCGAAGCTATTTGGAGAAGTCGAGTCTCAATCCATGTACAGAGGATTATTATGGGGGACCAACATACAGCATCAGAGTAATTAATTGGAATTGCCTCGCTCGTCCTCACCCAACTTACTATCAATGATTGTTAACCGTAGACAAAACATGGCCCATGCACGTACCCACTgtagacacagagagagagagagagagagagagagagaagatgctTTGCCTTCAAGATTTGACCATTTCAGGAAATGCAGGTGGTCCTGTTCATGGCGAAGATGGACCCTCAATGGTAGGGCTTAATTTGTCCGAGAGCGCGCTATTCGACCTCTTGTTGTCTCTGCTCGCTGCCTTGTTGGGCTACAATGACTTGGGATATATTCGACTCCAACCTCAAACAATGGTCTTCGATCACTAAGCTATCAAGCGTtagtaaaaacaaaacaaaaaagaaattctgGCTTATTTATCACTTTCCTAGCTACTTGGTGTACCTAAGCTCGAAGGAATATGGGGCTATTGGTGTTTCCAGCACCACTAGGACCCAGAGGCCCGTCAACCAAAGGGCTCCTTAGGCCCAAATACAGCCAAAAGTCTTTCGTTACTAAAGAGGCCATGAGGCTCACCTACCGATGGGCCCGAGTGCATGTCGAAATGAGCAACAGTCAACGGGCTAGGAAGAGGCCCGTTGGTCAGGGTCTCGAGAGTCCTAACAAGGTAAGACCCTTCATCATCTCGTACACGGTCATTTTTACATCCTCACTCTGTCAATTTGTCCTTCTTTCTACTCATTCAAACTTAATTATCAGAGATGGTTGTGCCGAACTTCCGGTTGACCTTCCTCACTGTTGGTTCTTTTTCCAGCCTTCTTCCGGTGCCATCACACTGTATCGACACTATTTATCACCCTTTATTACCTCATTATGCACTATATGAAGTGATAAATATGATAAATGATgaagtaattaaatattaatctgacaatttctatcatttaatttgaaaagatGGTTGAGATTTAAAGGAAAATCTACTCGGTAGAATTCGCTAAATCCATGTAAGATCCATAGACTAGTTAGTAATAGAAAGATGCCAACTTAATCACATTCACCAATCACCAGATAAATCCAAGGACGATATTAGTTACAAGCTCATCTCCATATTGAAATAATCAGTATATTAATTACAAGGATAAAGTGTATTCCAGATACATACCATAGACTCTATGGAGAAATCAAACATTACATGGATTAAGCTCACCTTACAATTTCTCAACTTGTATCCTACATAGCCGAAAGGCCGCTAAAAAACAGGCTCAGACACATGAAGGAACCTCAAATAACAGTTAGGACGAAGTGTCTTTTACACCAATGAATGAATTGATAGAGGTCCCCCGGCCCCAACAGGAACCAACGCCATTTATCTATCCAATTGAAGATTACAACAACAGTGCCAGCACTCTAATGACAAGGTGAGGAAATTTTTCCTCTTATTCAATTTTGAGGAAGTAAAAGACGTGTGTGCCGTTAATGAAATTTGTCAAGGGAGCTTACTTCTGGTTTTCAACCTTGGCTCGAATCTTCTGTTCTAACACAGATATCTCTGTGTCGAGGCTGAACATTCTATTAAGAGCATGCATATTCTCAAGGGTCTCACTCAGGGTCCGGCTGTCACTCCCATCACATCTCAGATGCTGCATTGGCCCATGAAGGAGCTTGTTCACTATACCTCGGCTAAGATCCTCCACagctttccttgttttctttggAATATCATCACCCATCTTTGACAAGCATTTTTCTAGCTCCGCCATTCTGATTCTTTCAGCATAAGCCCTCAATTTCTTAATGGTAGGAACGGTCTCCAAAGAATCCCTCCATGCTTCAAATTGTTTTGATTCCTCAGCAATAATAGATTGCGCTTCCATTGCTTTCCGAAGGCGATCCTCTTTATTAGCAGCCACTACCTCCTTAAGGTCGTCAACATTGTAAACTCGCACATTTTCAAGATCTGTGATGCATGAGGCGACGTTACGAGGAACAGAAATATCAATGAAGCGCCTCAAACCCCCAACTTCAGGACCAACAGGGGGAAGGTCCTTAACATGCTCTTTCAAAAACAGTGGGGTTTCTGATGCTGTGCTAGTGAACACAACATCTGCTTCAGCAGCACAAATCAGCATCTCTGTGAGGGGTTTGTATATTATCTCAACACCCTTCAACTCTTCACGGATGGCTGCAACTCTCTCCTCGGTTCTATTTACAACCACCATCTTTGTGCAACCTTTTGCTGCTAAGTGTTTGATCACAAGCTTCCCCATCTTGCCTGCTCCAACTACCAACATTTTAGCAGTAGCATGCGAGGATTCAGGGAGCTTCATTAAGGCCAGTTCGACAGCAGCAGAGCTAACGGAAACTGCCCCAGCCGCAATGTTAGTCTCAGTCCTAACACGCTTTCCGACTGTGATTGCATGCTTGAACAACCCACTAATGTTCCTACCAAAGCCAACAACTCCTTGCCCAACTTTGACAACTTGTTTAACCTGAGCAAGAATCTGACCTTCTCCAAGGACAAGAGAATCGAGACCTGCTGATACTTCAAAAATATGCTGTGTAGCGTCTTTGTTATAAAGCAAAAACCGATGTTGACAAAGTTCTGAAACAGGGATCCCACTTGTCTGCCAAAAACAAGCAAGAATGTTTTACTAATACAATCACAATCATGAAATTGTGATAGGATAAGAGCACATTACTGCTAAACAGTATCAACAAACTCTTGGTGAATGAAAAGACCGCAAACTACATGGCTGAACAGTAAATCACTAAAGGAAAAAGAGTAAGAAAAATATAATGGTAAATGATAATAAGAAGTAAAATCATTGGACAACAAAAACCACTGGGACAAATTGGGTTAAATAAATTGTTCAAAAGGTCACATGCATGACAGATCTCAATCAGAAAGCCATCTGCAGACTTTTCTTAGCAAAATTCTATACATGACCAATCCATTTTGTGTTTGACATCATCACGCAAGGAAATTCTCTTTTATTGGACAAGTTAAAAGAAATTCTAAGGTGCAACAATTTGAATGGCATCTAAACCAATTCACATATTGATCAAGAGAAGGAGAGCACCTTTGACATCCATTCAGTCACTTCTTTCACACCACGATGCTGAGAGAGAGCTACAAGATATATCTCCATTCTATTGCAGGTGCTAAGAACAGCAGCTTCTTCTATATGATTTAAATTACACAGCTCCCCAATGGCTCGAGGCCATTCTGCTTCTGGAATGGCAAGTTTTTCACGCATTTCAACTGGGGTAGTGTGAACACTAAGCCCAATTACCACAATGCTACTCCTTTCTTTTGTATATCCtggaaaaaaaaaggtctgAACAGTTCAGTAAAGCTTTGTTACTAAAAGCTTTTAATGTATTGTATTCCCAAAAGCATTGCAGAACCCTCAATAAAGCattaaaagaataacaaaataatcaatGTTGCATAGGTACAACTAGAAATCGTGCATTAAGAGTTAGGCCCCATATCCCTATTGATTGTTTTGAAAGAGATCGTATATTAAGGATTTATATTTTACTTATACTCAAGCTATCATATCTGGTGGATATAAAATTGCAGGTATGGCCCAGATGATGTTGTATAATAGTCCTACTACCCCAAAATCTAAAAGTTAAAATCATAAGTCTGTGAATTGGGACTCAGTCTTTAGTAAATCTTATCACAGATTTTGGAAGTGCTCACAATAATTTTCTTGGATTTTAGAACTTACTTCTGCACACCCCCATCCCCAGCTTTAATCTTAAATCTAAAGATATTATTTGGTAaagaaaacacatttttttaagttCACCAGGAACCAAGAAGGATGCAGGATAATACTCTATTTAATTGGCTACAGTATTAATAAAATTAGCAACAACAttgttttacaaaataaaaacccagAGTTCAAACAATAATAAAGCGTCAACTTTCCATTGGCAGAAGGTAACATATAATCAACAAAATTGTGTAACCGTTTGAAAAGAACGAAACATCATAAGAGGAAGCGGTATATGTGTGAGAAACCAAATGCCCATCAGCTAGCAAAGTAACATTTGAAATGCACCAGAAAGCAAGTATACTAGCAAATAGCCTACTTTAATTTTGTCCAGAGGTTTTGTACGTTATGGTAATAATGTTTTATCTTCTAGACTAAGAACAAAGACGAAAGAGTAAAAAGTTAAGTCAAAGCATAATCATATTAAACTGCAGGCAgaataaatttcttataattgacttcaaaaatatCCTAATAACCATATATACGAATGAAGAGGCTTTGGAGCCGGTGAATCACAGAGATGCAGCCATTAAGATTCAAACCGATGTTAGAAACCACAAAATCTCTCAGGAAATGATTTCTGGCATGTCATAGCTATCATCAATATTCTTATGATTTCTTGAGATGCAAGAGAATCATCAATTTCCATACTTCTCACCTATAATAGGATCCCTACATAATTGAAGGCAAAGATAGATGGTTATGTCAGAATAATCGAGAGCACACAATCTTAAGAGGAACATTCAACATGCAAAAACAAATACATATATCATAAAAACCATCATAGATTCCACAACAATCGAAATATCTAGATATGCAATTCACCAAAGCAACAGAAGTGGaaaccaaaacaggaaaaattcaaattatCTAAGAACCAAAGCcacagaaaaagagagaaatgcgTGCTATTACGGTCAGCAGCGGAGGCCTTGAGCAGCTCCAGAGCGGAGAGCTTATCGGTCTGAACCAAAGCATTGGAGGCAGCGACCTCGCACCTCACTCCCCTCTGAATTAGAGCTCTTCTGCTCCGAATGCGCTTCCAGAGAATCGGAAGATGAGAAGAAGGCGAGGCCCACGACGACGCCGACGAAGATTTCAGGAACGGAGCCTCCAATTTGGCACCGGCGAAGCTCGTCGTCGAGACTGCCATCGCTTCAGCCACCGAGACCGCTAGTCCAAACCCTAACCCGAGATTTcacagagaaagagaaagagagattgagACCCTGTGGAGTTGTTCAACGAgtagtatataactatatatgaGTTCGTTGTGTTTGATTAGTCAATCAGAGggggtttggtttggtttggtttggtttggtggGTAGAATGTACAGAAGTAAAATTTGACCTTATGCCCTAAATCTAAATGCCTAAATCCAAAAAATTGGCCTAGACCTAAATTGGGAATCCGAGAAAATTTGGGGGAATTTTGGGATTTGGGAGGCTGAGAATGGGTGGGGGATTGTGATTTCTTTGAGTTCTGATTGGCGGGTGGGAGTGCACGTTTTATCCACACTCTTTCCCATCCACTATCTCTCTCCCTCAGCCTCAATTTCAGCCTGTCCACCTTACTTGGATCCCACTTTATTGAATTAAGGATTTtggtctctctctttttttcttctttttttaattaatatctttGGTGTAAGAATGGCAAGGAAAATCAAACCACCCCCAATTGCTTACTAATAATTGACTttgcaaattattttttactccatcTTTATGCCtatttaatttatgtaattGATAACAGGATTCATTAACTACTTAACAATCCAGGACGGAACCATGGGAGAATTACCCTCTTTATTAGGCTTTATGGGGGttagtttggtgttttaaaACAATGTACTTAATTGCGTTAGAATTCATTGATTGAGTTTACTGTGCAGTtgtaatttttaacttttttttttctttttttaaaagtaatttagTCAACTAGTTACTAGTTACTAGGAACTAGTAACTACCTATAATCTAGTCAAGTCGTAGATATATaatacaaaagttttttttttttttttgacaaaagatATATAATACCAAAGTTATTCATAAGTAGTTAAATTTGAGACTAATATAGTGTGATAACTTTAATATGATTTGAAACTTAGGaaattaagtatttaattagttaattaatggtGGTGCATGCATGCGATTAGGGAGTAATTGTATTTGCCTTGATGGATGGGTACAAAGCCCGACAATGACATGAACTGCAGCTAAAATCAAATaagggtatcaaactatcaaTGTTCCTTTGATTCTATCTCTTACTTGTCACTTGTCTGGATGCCCTTTTCAATAtaatcactatatatatatatatatgcagaatTTCGACACTAAATAATCTTGTAACAATTTTAGTACCAACATGCAATAATAAGGCTGTTGCTGTCTTAGATCAAGACAAACCCAAATCCAGTGGTCGTGAGAAGTGCCACGGCAGCCGGCTGCAGGCTCTACTAATTTTGGTAAGGAGGAGAGATACATGCTTCTCAAAGAGTGAAACTTGATACAGTCAAGAAAGAGATAAGGTGGGGAGAGGTGGGGCGTGAAGATGTGATAGAGATTTCCTGCGAAGATTTCAGGGCTTGTGTTTGCCACAACTTTATTGAGATGGTCGTGGAGAAGAAATATGCGCACATTTCAGGATATGATTTTCAAGATTAATTTTACTCTTTCTTGTTTCTCCGGCCTACTGCTTTTTAATCCTTGTAAATGTACGTATTTGTTCATCATGcatgatactatgttaaatcaatttttgtctcaaagtcttaaatggataaaaaaaaaaaatgataattttaattatttaattaatatcccGACATAATTAATTACCGGCCCCTAACTCTCTAAGTGAAAATTAAGAAATTGACATAACTATATATCTAGACTCACATTCACATGCACATGCACATTAATTACcataattctaacagaaattaaatAAGTGAATTTATAGATCACAAAtatcattaatttttaaagtacGATATGTATTTAgagaaaagataataattaataGGATACCTGTGTCGACAAACCATAAAATTAATcccataattataaaatatttgccATCAACATTAATAAACACGCTTATTATGCGCATAATAAACACATTGTTTATGATTTTGATTTCAAGTTACTTCATGTGGGTACGTTGcttgagaaaaaaattgaatgatcGATCTGTTGCCTCGATCATAGATTCATGACCAAAataaggaggaaaaaaaaaaaaaaacacaagaaaaattGGACAAACAGGCAACTTGTTTCAGAATTAACCCTCAAATCGATATTCATAGTAACAAATAAAACCAGACAGTCTTGCCGGGATGCTGAAGATTGCCTACAAGAATATCAGCTTAATTTAAAAAGCTGCATTTTCTTATCTATCTCCATTGTACTTTACAAACAAAGAAAGACAAGCTAGAGCAGATGTCCGACTGATACTTGGACTCGTGTCTAATAGTTGTCACCTTTGTGTTAACATaatgaaattagggttttcaaatGAGACAATCTTTCAATTGAATTTTTCCCATGATTGGTGTGCATTCCAAGATTGCTGCACAACTTGCTCCCAACATTTTCTTGGGCTATGGccctacttttttttctttttttttttcttttcaaacactATGCAAGAAATAATAAGGAGTTGAATATATTTAGTgcacaaattaaaattaagctACGTACTTTCCAACCACTCAGGACATTGTGTTTGCTGTAAATGTGCTTAGAAAAATGTAGACATTTCTGCGAGGTGAACAGGAAGCTAGGTTTCccatgttgttgtttttttaatgctttGTTTGCGTGATCTTTCTCGAAATTCAGACATTCAGTCGTGTTTATATTCTTTCAAGTGTTAAGGCTTTACTGGTGCAGGTCTCACCTGCTTGAAGTAGCAAGTAGGGAATGTAATAATAACTAATTAGCtggtcatttttttattttttattttggaacaaatagcatgtgttaTTATAAATACTGAAAAAGCCCTAAGGCTTACAATTTAAGAATAGAGGGACAGAACCTCCAACACTCTAAGccggatctgacttaaaaaaacAACTACCTAAGCAGAAATAACAAATCTTACCAGAATTACATTTGAGCTtctcttacattaacgctcactttaaaataaaagagggtCGATCTAACATCAAGCTAACaaaaattcttataaaatatGAGCAATACATAGACATAATGTACTGGAGAAATATGAGGAATATACAACACACAAAGCAGAAAAACACCCAAACAAGCCGCCAGTAGTGGAGACAAGGCTGACTTCACCGGAGACAGCGACGCATGGAGGACACGCGCTGTCACCGGTAGCACCCCACCGCAAATCGGATACCGTAGACCCCTTCCCCACCGTGCACGGCCAAAAAAGGAGGAGTGTGGCTGTCACGCGCGCCAAAGAGCAAAAGGCTCTCTGGAGTGTGAAGACCACGCGCCGAGCTCCGACGATCGACGTGACCTGTGCTTCTGGCAAAGGGTGCGGACGAAGACCGGGAACGCGGCTGGGTGGCACGTGTCTAGCAGAATTCGGCGGATGtgtgtagatctggcttcaaaatTCCGAAGAAAAAATCAACCAAAGCACTCTGACGACGACACAAAAAGCCAGCCACTCCCCCAAACTGGGCTTCTTGAGTTGAGCCTTCCTGCTTGAAcgaaatgaaagaaaacaaaaaaacaaaaaaacacaaagacaCAAACCACAATAGCCTAAAGGGTTAGGGGAAAATCAACCACCACCGGATCTACTGGGGGAAACAAAAGCTCTACAACCCTAATGGTTGAGAGAAAACTAACCTCCATTGGTTAACACCAGATagggacaaaatcactaccggGGGAGGCTCCCTCCCTCCCCAACAATGCAAAACTCCTTGGAAGACTCTCTCTCTAACTAACTCTCAATTAGCTGGCC
Coding sequences within:
- the LOC133870517 gene encoding glutamyl-tRNA reductase 1, chloroplastic-like; translation: MAVSTTSFAGAKLEAPFLKSSSASSWASPSSHLPILWKRIRSRRALIQRGVRCEVAASNALVQTDKLSALELLKASAADRYTKERSSIVVIGLSVHTTPVEMREKLAIPEAEWPRAIGELCNLNHIEEAAVLSTCNRMEIYLVALSQHRGVKEVTEWMSKTSGIPVSELCQHRFLLYNKDATQHIFEVSAGLDSLVLGEGQILAQVKQVVKVGQGVVGFGRNISGLFKHAITVGKRVRTETNIAAGAVSVSSAAVELALMKLPESSHATAKMLVVGAGKMGKLVIKHLAAKGCTKMVVVNRTEERVAAIREELKGVEIIYKPLTEMLICAAEADVVFTSTASETPLFLKEHVKDLPPVGPEVGGLRRFIDISVPRNVASCITDLENVRVYNVDDLKEVVAANKEDRLRKAMEAQSIIAEESKQFEAWRDSLETVPTIKKLRAYAERIRMAELEKCLSKMGDDIPKKTRKAVEDLSRGIVNKLLHGPMQHLRCDGSDSRTLSETLENMHALNRMFSLDTEISVLEQKIRAKVENQK